Proteins encoded together in one Coleofasciculus sp. FACHB-1120 window:
- the cobQ gene encoding cobyric acid synthase CobQ, with translation MKAIMVVGTTSHAGKSLLTAALCRILSRRGWRVAPFKAQNMALNAYVTPTGGEIGYAQAVQAWAAGVTPWVEMNPILLKPQGDMTSQVIIKGRSVGQVGAAEYYEQYFDIGWQAIEESLQRLSEEFDLLVCEGAGSPAEINLKHRDMANMRVAKHLNASTLLVVDIDRGGAFAHVVGTLELLEKEERALIKGIVINKFRGQRSLLDSGITWLEERTGIPVAGVIPWIDQALPAEDSLDLFERRTTKSYSDLTIAIIRLPRISNFTDFDPLEAESSVTVKYISPREPLGHPDAVIIPGSKTTIADLMLLQKTGMAQAIQNYAAAGGTILGICGGFQMLGKFLADPEGIEGETGRYKGLELLPVKTVITAQKIARQRLVTSNYPQAGLPVAGYEIHQGRTRLLDSDEGMGASGHAPKQYSYKTLFDDPSLGIVDASQSVVGTYLHGLFDNGPWRRAWLNHLRQQRGLPSLPTGVANYREHRETILDSLADTVEAHLDLKPILS, from the coding sequence ATGAAAGCGATTATGGTCGTGGGAACCACATCCCACGCAGGAAAATCTCTACTAACCGCAGCACTTTGCCGGATTCTATCTCGGCGCGGCTGGCGAGTGGCTCCCTTTAAAGCGCAGAATATGGCGCTGAATGCTTACGTAACGCCCACTGGAGGAGAAATTGGTTATGCCCAGGCAGTGCAAGCTTGGGCTGCGGGAGTCACGCCCTGGGTGGAGATGAACCCAATTTTACTTAAGCCCCAAGGGGACATGACTTCCCAGGTGATTATCAAGGGCAGATCCGTCGGGCAAGTGGGTGCTGCGGAGTACTACGAGCAGTATTTTGATATCGGTTGGCAGGCAATTGAAGAATCGCTGCAACGTCTTTCCGAAGAATTTGATTTACTGGTCTGTGAGGGAGCGGGTAGCCCAGCGGAGATTAACCTTAAGCACCGCGACATGGCGAATATGCGGGTAGCGAAGCATTTAAATGCCTCAACCTTGCTAGTCGTGGATATCGACCGGGGGGGCGCTTTTGCTCATGTAGTGGGTACTCTGGAGTTGCTGGAGAAGGAAGAACGGGCGCTGATCAAAGGGATTGTCATTAATAAATTCCGAGGACAGCGATCGCTCTTAGACTCCGGCATCACCTGGCTAGAAGAACGCACCGGCATTCCCGTTGCAGGTGTGATTCCCTGGATCGATCAAGCTTTGCCTGCTGAAGATTCCTTAGATTTGTTTGAGCGTCGCACGACCAAATCTTACAGCGATCTCACCATTGCCATCATCCGCCTTCCCCGGATTTCTAACTTCACCGACTTTGACCCCCTAGAAGCAGAATCCAGCGTTACGGTGAAATACATTAGCCCCAGAGAACCCTTGGGACATCCGGATGCCGTGATTATTCCAGGTTCCAAAACCACCATCGCTGACTTGATGCTGCTGCAAAAAACCGGCATGGCGCAAGCAATTCAAAACTACGCGGCAGCAGGCGGCACCATTCTGGGAATCTGCGGCGGCTTCCAAATGCTGGGCAAATTTTTAGCCGATCCCGAAGGAATTGAAGGCGAAACCGGACGTTACAAAGGTCTGGAATTGTTACCCGTAAAAACCGTAATTACCGCTCAAAAAATTGCCCGCCAACGACTCGTAACGTCTAACTATCCTCAAGCTGGTTTACCCGTCGCCGGTTATGAAATCCATCAGGGGCGCACGCGGCTGTTGGATTCAGATGAAGGAATGGGGGCATCCGGACACGCACCCAAGCAATACTCCTACAAAACCCTGTTTGACGACCCAAGTTTAGGAATTGTCGATGCCTCTCAATCAGTTGTAGGCACTTATCTCCACGGTCTTTTTGATAATGGCCCTTGGCGAAGAGCCTGGTTAAATCACTTACGGCAGCAACGGGGGCTTCCATCTCTCCCCACAGGGGTCGCCAACTACCGCGAACACCGAGAAACCATTCTGGATTCGCTGGCAGATACGGTGGAAGCTCACCTAGATTTAAAACCTATTTTGTCTTAA
- a CDS encoding ATP-binding cassette domain-containing protein — MAPAVLIEKLQKRYGSVEAVKNVSFQVEPGEIFGLLGPNGAGKTTTLRVLCTLTTPDAGKIEVSGISVVDNPRGARQRLGYVAQEVALDKVLTGRELLQLQAALYHLPRAVAKQRIEAVLSVLGLQEYADKKTGTYSGGLRKRLDLAAGLLHQPDVLVLDEPTVGLDIESRVVVWDFLRQLRASGTTVLITSHYLEEIDALADRVAIIDRGVVIASGTPSELKDRVGGDRITLRIREFSPIEEAEKAKTMLQSLPFVQEAIINSAQGNSLNLVVTPQSDALMTIQQSLQAANLPIFGIAQARPSLDDVYLAATGRTLMDAELAAAGSRDPKAEKKQNMR, encoded by the coding sequence ATGGCTCCCGCTGTTTTAATCGAAAAGCTTCAGAAACGCTACGGCTCAGTAGAAGCCGTTAAAAATGTTTCCTTTCAGGTAGAGCCTGGTGAAATTTTTGGTCTATTGGGGCCAAATGGTGCCGGGAAAACGACGACCCTGCGGGTCTTGTGTACCCTGACAACACCCGATGCTGGCAAAATTGAAGTTTCTGGCATCTCCGTTGTAGATAACCCTAGGGGGGCACGGCAACGCTTGGGCTATGTGGCTCAGGAGGTCGCCTTAGATAAGGTGCTGACGGGGCGGGAACTCCTGCAACTGCAAGCCGCGCTGTATCACCTCCCCCGTGCCGTGGCGAAACAGAGAATTGAGGCGGTGCTGAGTGTCTTGGGCTTGCAAGAATACGCTGATAAAAAAACTGGCACCTACTCTGGCGGTTTACGCAAGCGCCTCGACTTAGCTGCCGGGTTGCTGCATCAGCCAGATGTCTTAGTTCTGGATGAACCAACCGTAGGGCTAGATATTGAAAGCCGTGTAGTCGTGTGGGATTTCTTGCGCCAGTTGCGAGCATCCGGGACAACAGTGCTGATCACCAGCCACTATTTAGAAGAAATTGATGCCTTAGCCGACCGGGTGGCGATTATCGACCGGGGGGTAGTGATTGCCTCTGGGACGCCTTCTGAGTTGAAGGATCGGGTGGGAGGCGATCGCATCACCCTGCGTATCCGCGAATTTTCTCCCATTGAGGAAGCAGAGAAAGCGAAAACGATGCTGCAATCTCTGCCCTTTGTCCAAGAAGCGATCATCAATAGCGCTCAGGGGAATTCCCTCAATTTAGTCGTAACGCCCCAAAGCGACGCGCTGATGACAATACAGCAATCTCTACAAGCCGCTAATTTACCGATTTTTGGCATTGCCCAAGCTAGACCTAGCTTAGATGATGTTTACCTCGCCGCTACGGGGAGAACCCTGATGGATGCAGAACTTGCAGCAGCGGGTAGCCGCGATCCGAAGGCAGAGAAAAAGCAGAATATGCGGTAG
- a CDS encoding heme o synthase yields MQEMIVGTDVSRRHQNFLEVIQSYYQLTKPRIIPLLLITTAASMWMASDGQVDPLLLLVTMAGGTLAAASAQTLNCIYDRDIDYAMERTRHRPIPSGRVQSRDALIFAIVLACLSFTLLTVFANLLSALLAISGVVFYMGIYTHLLKRHTTQNIVIGGAAGAIPALVGWAAVTGTLSWAAWLLFAIVFVWTPPHFWALALMIRDDYAKVGIPMLPVVEGEVVTTRQIWLYTLIMVPMTLLLVYPLGASGIVYGIFASILGSLFIKKAWQLLQSPGDKQVARSLFKYSILYMMLLCTGIVVDSLPVTHQFTTLVGEHLQTLISEIAILQ; encoded by the coding sequence ATGCAGGAAATGATAGTTGGAACCGATGTCTCCCGCAGACACCAAAACTTTCTAGAGGTCATTCAGAGTTACTACCAGCTGACAAAGCCCCGAATTATCCCTCTGCTGCTGATCACAACGGCGGCGAGTATGTGGATGGCATCAGATGGACAGGTAGACCCGCTGTTGTTATTGGTGACGATGGCAGGTGGAACTCTCGCTGCTGCATCTGCTCAAACCCTCAACTGCATCTACGATCGTGATATTGATTATGCAATGGAGCGCACCCGCCACCGCCCGATTCCTTCTGGTCGAGTGCAGTCCCGCGATGCGCTGATTTTTGCAATTGTCCTGGCTTGTCTCTCTTTCACTTTGCTGACAGTCTTCGCCAACCTGCTGTCCGCCCTCTTAGCAATCTCAGGCGTTGTCTTCTACATGGGCATCTACACCCACTTGCTAAAACGCCACACCACGCAAAACATCGTGATTGGCGGTGCAGCCGGGGCGATTCCGGCGCTTGTGGGTTGGGCAGCTGTTACCGGCACCTTAAGCTGGGCAGCTTGGCTGCTTTTCGCGATTGTGTTTGTGTGGACGCCTCCCCATTTCTGGGCGTTAGCTTTAATGATTCGAGATGACTACGCCAAAGTCGGCATTCCGATGCTGCCAGTGGTTGAAGGTGAAGTGGTCACGACTCGGCAAATTTGGCTGTACACCCTGATTATGGTACCGATGACGTTGCTGCTGGTTTATCCTTTAGGGGCGTCTGGTATTGTTTATGGCATTTTTGCCTCAATCCTGGGGAGTCTCTTTATTAAGAAAGCATGGCAGTTATTGCAGTCACCTGGAGATAAACAGGTAGCGCGATCGCTTTTTAAATACTCTATCCTCTACATGATGCTGCTTTGCACCGGCATTGTCGTTGATAGTTTGCCAGTGACGCATCAATTCACCACATTGGTAGGCGAACATCTCCAGACATTAATCAGCGAGATCGCAATTTTGCAATGA
- a CDS encoding 2Fe-2S iron-sulfur cluster-binding protein: MSVSVLFLPDDIAVDAEVGEALLQVAERAGVFIPTGCLMGSCHACEVEVGDGHTICACITAVPAGCEQLTINLYVDPAW; encoded by the coding sequence ATGAGCGTAAGTGTACTTTTTTTACCTGACGACATTGCGGTTGACGCTGAGGTAGGAGAAGCGTTATTACAGGTAGCAGAACGGGCTGGGGTGTTCATTCCCACTGGCTGCCTAATGGGTTCGTGTCACGCCTGCGAAGTGGAGGTAGGGGACGGACATACTATCTGTGCTTGTATCACAGCAGTACCGGCAGGGTGCGAACAATTAACAATCAATCTCTACGTTGACCCCGCCTGGTAG
- a CDS encoding Npun_F0494 family protein: MNSIEAKNSQSIQYSPSSVSRAERAMRCSPFLLPLFAAMRSTSVPLQAIAGASGVQRSYTRHPVRELGAESSLLWLIQVGILRREVDGQGITDSFRLTPLGRQLVEKWELQGGSWPAPCLSDRFYNALNRWFRLF; this comes from the coding sequence ATGAATTCTATTGAGGCAAAAAACTCCCAGTCGATTCAATATTCCCCTAGCAGTGTATCCCGTGCCGAAAGGGCGATGCGCTGTTCGCCCTTCCTCCTGCCTTTGTTTGCGGCGATGCGCTCAACCAGCGTTCCTCTGCAAGCGATCGCGGGTGCTTCAGGTGTCCAACGCTCCTACACCCGCCATCCTGTGCGGGAACTAGGCGCAGAAAGTTCGCTGTTGTGGCTGATTCAGGTCGGCATCCTGCGCCGAGAGGTGGATGGTCAAGGAATCACCGATAGTTTTCGCCTCACACCCTTGGGACGCCAATTGGTTGAAAAATGGGAACTTCAGGGTGGTTCGTGGCCTGCCCCCTGTCTTAGCGATCGCTTCTATAATGCCTTAAATCGTTGGTTCCGGTTGTTTTGA
- a CDS encoding cytochrome c oxidase subunit II, whose product MKIPSSILTLLVGIVLTLVSLWYGQNHGLLPIAASEEATLIDRLFNAMMTISTGLFLLVQGIIIIAAIRFRQRPGDDTDGPPVHGNVPLEILWTAIPAVIVLGISIYSFEVYGEIGGLNPMDHSVAHAPSHQQVAKMPGAALAKRAGTAFAATLTEAESATDTENRNQQLQEKVLEDPATAKFRKELPQLRDSSDVGVTSGRIGPTPDKQGQDPEFFVNVTGLQFAWLFSYPGTDVTAGELHLPLGREVKLNISANDVIHAFWVPEFRLKQDAVPGRQTELRFTPNRIGEYPLICAELCGAYHGVMKTTVIVQTPEDFQNWLAEQQEVASSEALDRAVAVNPAERSDAEFLAPYASEMGIDAETLHSLHHH is encoded by the coding sequence GTGAAAATCCCAAGCTCGATATTAACTTTACTGGTTGGCATTGTGCTGACCCTTGTCAGCCTGTGGTACGGTCAAAACCACGGTCTTTTGCCGATAGCAGCCTCTGAGGAAGCAACCCTAATCGACAGGCTGTTTAACGCGATGATGACCATTTCCACAGGTCTGTTCCTGCTGGTTCAGGGAATAATTATCATTGCGGCAATTAGATTTCGGCAACGTCCTGGCGATGATACGGACGGGCCACCCGTGCATGGCAACGTTCCCTTAGAAATTCTGTGGACGGCGATTCCAGCAGTGATCGTCCTGGGAATCTCGATCTACAGTTTTGAGGTTTATGGTGAGATAGGCGGGCTGAATCCGATGGATCACTCGGTTGCCCACGCTCCAAGTCATCAGCAGGTTGCCAAAATGCCAGGGGCAGCGTTAGCGAAGCGTGCGGGAACCGCATTCGCAGCTACCTTAACAGAGGCTGAAAGCGCCACAGATACTGAAAATCGCAATCAGCAGCTGCAAGAAAAAGTCCTGGAAGACCCCGCTACAGCAAAATTCCGCAAGGAACTTCCCCAACTGCGGGATTCATCAGACGTGGGCGTAACTTCCGGTCGCATTGGTCCTACACCTGACAAGCAAGGTCAAGACCCAGAATTTTTTGTGAACGTTACGGGTTTACAGTTTGCTTGGCTTTTTAGCTACCCTGGAACCGATGTGACCGCTGGGGAATTGCATCTGCCGCTGGGACGGGAAGTGAAATTGAACATCTCGGCAAATGATGTCATACACGCTTTTTGGGTGCCTGAGTTTCGCCTCAAGCAGGATGCGGTTCCAGGACGACAAACTGAGCTGCGGTTTACACCCAACAGAATCGGTGAGTATCCCCTAATTTGCGCGGAACTCTGTGGTGCTTATCATGGAGTCATGAAGACAACGGTCATTGTTCAGACCCCCGAAGATTTCCAGAATTGGCTTGCCGAGCAGCAAGAAGTTGCTAGTTCGGAGGCTCTCGATCGGGCGGTGGCAGTAAACCCCGCAGAACGCTCAGATGCTGAGTTTTTGGCTCCCTACGCCAGTGAAATGGGGATCGATGCCGAAACTCTACACTCTCTCCACCACCACTGA
- a CDS encoding serine/threonine-protein kinase, whose product MLYCSIPTCSNPFNPNGNRFCQSCGSQALSALFRNRYRVIRLLGKGGFGRTYEATDADRMDDPCVIKQFVPQVQGTAALEKATELFKQEAKRLYDLGEHPQIPRLVAYFEQDKRLYLVQEFIEGQNLLQELTQQGAFSEDKIKQLLADLLPVLKFVHERGVIHRDIKPENIMRRRKDGKLMLIDFGVSKQATGTLLSRVGTTVGTSGYAPIEQMRGQVYPASDLYSLGVACVRLLTQCLPKEDGSDGIYDPLNGRWIWTEYLPRGTSISSQMQQILDKLLQDYVKNRYQSANEVIQTLKPQPSSLRTQASALSTQHLALHTHNFPSPSIKLISSRGVDYRPLEKLLITGNWKEADGETLTKMLQVIGKTVRDDLTEENIKNFPCEDLCIIDQLWVKYSQGRFGFSVQKCIWIEQGSRSGVCDYYDYQAWYKFGERVGWYVNNKWQYYSGLTFTSNAPDGHFPARLSRVQAGVTDRGWRLFVWDLVLGGCLFSRIEACGL is encoded by the coding sequence ATGCTCTATTGTTCCATTCCCACTTGCTCAAATCCCTTCAATCCCAATGGGAATAGATTTTGTCAAAGCTGCGGTTCGCAAGCACTCTCAGCATTATTTCGCAACCGCTATCGGGTGATTCGACTCTTGGGTAAAGGTGGTTTTGGCAGAACTTATGAAGCTACAGATGCAGATAGAATGGACGATCCCTGCGTCATTAAGCAATTTGTTCCACAAGTGCAGGGAACGGCAGCACTTGAGAAAGCGACGGAACTCTTTAAGCAAGAAGCGAAGCGATTGTATGACTTGGGAGAACATCCGCAAATTCCCCGATTAGTTGCCTATTTTGAACAGGATAAGCGCCTATATTTGGTGCAAGAGTTTATTGAGGGGCAGAATTTATTACAAGAATTGACCCAGCAGGGAGCTTTTAGCGAAGACAAGATAAAACAACTTTTAGCCGATTTGTTGCCGGTCCTCAAGTTTGTACACGAACGCGGTGTCATTCACCGGGATATTAAGCCAGAAAATATTATGCGCCGCCGCAAGGATGGCAAGTTGATGCTGATTGATTTCGGTGTCTCTAAACAGGCAACGGGAACGCTTCTCAGTAGAGTTGGTACTACGGTTGGGACATCTGGATATGCACCAATAGAACAAATGCGCGGTCAAGTTTACCCAGCTAGCGATTTATACAGTTTAGGTGTCGCTTGCGTTCGGCTATTAACTCAATGTTTGCCAAAGGAAGATGGTTCTGATGGTATTTATGATCCCCTGAATGGTCGTTGGATATGGACAGAATATCTGCCACGCGGTACAAGCATTAGTTCTCAAATGCAGCAAATATTGGATAAACTGCTTCAAGACTATGTGAAGAATCGCTATCAGTCTGCTAATGAAGTGATACAAACTCTGAAGCCACAGCCCTCGTCTTTGAGGACTCAGGCGTCAGCTTTGTCAACTCAACACTTAGCACTCCACACTCACAATTTTCCTTCACCTTCCATCAAGCTTATTTCATCTAGGGGAGTTGATTATCGACCTCTAGAAAAGCTACTTATAACTGGTAACTGGAAAGAAGCCGATGGGGAAACGCTAACTAAGATGCTACAGGTAATAGGAAAGACAGTAAGAGACGATCTTACAGAAGAAAACATCAAGAACTTCCCCTGTGAGGATTTGTGCATAATTGATCAGCTGTGGGTAAAGTACAGCCAAGGACGCTTCGGTTTTAGCGTACAGAAGTGCATTTGGATAGAGCAGGGAAGTCGAAGCGGCGTCTGTGATTACTACGATTACCAAGCCTGGTATAAGTTTGGCGAGCGGGTTGGATGGTATGTAAATAACAAATGGCAATACTATTCTGGTCTTACTTTCACCTCAAATGCCCCCGATGGACATTTTCCCGCACGACTATCGCGTGTTCAAGCAGGTGTGACTGATCGAGGTTGGCGGTTGTTTGTATGGGATTTGGTTTTGGGGGGTTGTCTGTTCTCGCGCATTGAGGCTTGTGGACTGTAA
- a CDS encoding ABC transporter permease has product MSSTITPPKPDIRLQPEAAGKSNAGAASSLVSDFIQETLALTKRLFIQLQRRPSTLVAGIIQPLMWLVLFGALFQNAPQGIFGNDLSYGQFLGAGVIVFTAFAGALNAGLPVMFDREFGFLNRLLVAPLASRFSIVAASAIYIVTLSLIQAAVIVAASAFLGAGLPNLLGLGAIALIVLLLVLGVTALSLGLAFALPGHVELIAVIFVTNLPLLFASTALAPLSFMPNWLQVVATLNPLSYAIEPIRYLYLHSDWALSSVVMQSPGGAVTFGTAILVLLGFDAVILLAIQPLLRRRFA; this is encoded by the coding sequence ATGAGCAGTACGATAACGCCTCCTAAACCTGACATCCGGTTGCAGCCAGAGGCAGCTGGTAAATCTAATGCTGGTGCTGCATCCAGCCTCGTTAGCGACTTTATTCAAGAAACTCTGGCTTTAACGAAGCGCTTATTCATTCAATTGCAACGGCGTCCCTCGACGCTCGTGGCGGGAATTATCCAGCCTTTGATGTGGTTGGTTTTATTCGGGGCGCTGTTTCAAAATGCTCCTCAAGGCATTTTTGGCAATGACTTGAGCTACGGACAATTTCTCGGTGCCGGAGTGATTGTTTTTACCGCCTTTGCCGGGGCACTGAATGCTGGATTGCCGGTAATGTTTGACCGGGAGTTTGGCTTTCTCAACCGCTTATTAGTTGCTCCTCTGGCATCCCGATTTTCGATTGTTGCTGCCTCAGCTATCTATATTGTGACGTTGAGCTTAATCCAAGCGGCAGTGATTGTTGCAGCCAGTGCTTTTTTAGGAGCCGGTTTACCCAATCTTTTAGGCTTGGGAGCGATCGCATTGATTGTTCTACTACTGGTTCTGGGTGTCACTGCTTTGAGCTTGGGTTTAGCTTTTGCTTTGCCTGGTCACGTCGAGCTGATTGCTGTAATCTTTGTGACCAACCTGCCTTTACTGTTTGCCAGCACAGCCCTCGCCCCTTTATCCTTCATGCCCAATTGGTTGCAGGTTGTCGCAACACTTAATCCTCTAAGCTATGCGATTGAGCCAATTCGTTATCTGTATCTCCACAGTGATTGGGCACTCAGTAGCGTCGTCATGCAATCTCCTGGGGGTGCTGTAACTTTTGGCACTGCGATATTGGTGCTTCTCGGTTTTGATGCAGTAATATTATTAGCAATTCAACCCCTGCTGCGTCGTCGGTTTGCTTAA
- a CDS encoding heme A synthase, with protein MTESVLHQDVRTPEDSHPRDKIRRLVFRLGVATLVLMAIGSATRVMNAGLACPDWPLCYGQLVPSSQMNLQVFLEWFHRLDAAAIGFGAIALAVLSWWHRRSLPKWLPWASTFALFLVVFQGVLGGLTVTQLLRFDIVTAHLGTALLFFITLLTIGAALLPYQGTGTVGKLPWVSLTAALLVYLQSLLGGLVGSRWALHQCFGAQELCTVMNSHIAGVVPPTLAIVAVVLMAWRTPALHPMLRRLANLGGGLLVLQVILGVATFRLHLQVEPLTVAHQAVGAALLGTLVAFSVLALRDRASVIPNPSV; from the coding sequence ATGACAGAATCCGTCCTTCATCAGGATGTTCGCACTCCGGAGGATTCCCACCCAAGGGACAAGATCCGTCGCTTGGTGTTTCGGCTGGGCGTCGCTACGCTGGTTTTGATGGCGATTGGGAGTGCCACCAGAGTGATGAATGCTGGGCTGGCGTGCCCGGATTGGCCTCTATGTTACGGTCAACTGGTGCCTTCTTCGCAGATGAATCTTCAGGTGTTTCTGGAGTGGTTTCACAGGTTGGACGCAGCAGCAATCGGCTTCGGCGCGATCGCGCTAGCGGTTCTTTCCTGGTGGCATCGGCGATCGCTCCCCAAATGGCTTCCTTGGGCGTCCACCTTCGCACTCTTTTTAGTCGTATTTCAGGGCGTCTTGGGAGGGCTGACCGTAACGCAGCTGCTGCGTTTTGATATTGTCACCGCTCACCTGGGAACCGCACTGTTGTTTTTTATCACCCTACTGACAATTGGCGCGGCACTCTTGCCTTATCAAGGCACAGGCACGGTTGGAAAATTGCCTTGGGTGAGCTTAACGGCTGCCCTTTTGGTCTATCTACAAAGCCTCCTGGGTGGATTAGTGGGTTCTCGCTGGGCGCTCCATCAGTGCTTTGGGGCACAAGAGTTGTGTACGGTGATGAATAGCCACATTGCGGGTGTTGTTCCCCCAACTTTAGCGATCGTCGCTGTCGTGCTTATGGCATGGCGCACACCCGCACTGCACCCAATGCTGCGCCGTCTGGCTAATCTGGGTGGTGGTTTACTGGTGTTACAAGTGATTCTCGGTGTGGCGACCTTCCGTTTACACCTCCAAGTAGAACCCTTGACAGTCGCCCATCAGGCAGTCGGAGCCGCCTTACTCGGAACCCTCGTTGCTTTTAGTGTTTTGGCGTTGCGCGATCGCGCCAGTGTCATTCCCAACCCTTCCGTATAG
- a CDS encoding Uma2 family endonuclease: MVTAAVVPKNFSLEDFMRNPPENMEWVDGELVEKSGMTLKHGEIQGNLGFYWKSYTISSGQGGKVYTDVPCRTHKQGRRPDVAYLTPELVAQFGNVAVLPQSFPLVAEIVSPTDLGEDIFLKAREYLDSGCLEVWLVFPESRWVIVITQSQALMFTTSQVVSTQTVLPGFNVAVDELLA; this comes from the coding sequence ATGGTGACTGCTGCTGTTGTCCCAAAAAATTTCTCTCTAGAAGACTTTATGCGAAATCCCCCCGAAAATATGGAGTGGGTGGATGGGGAACTTGTGGAGAAAAGTGGAATGACGCTTAAACATGGCGAAATTCAGGGAAATCTAGGCTTTTACTGGAAAAGCTACACAATCTCAAGTGGACAGGGAGGCAAAGTTTATACAGATGTTCCTTGTCGCACCCACAAGCAAGGGCGTCGTCCAGATGTAGCTTATCTCACCCCTGAATTAGTGGCTCAGTTTGGCAATGTTGCTGTATTACCGCAGAGTTTCCCTCTGGTTGCAGAAATCGTTTCACCCACTGATTTGGGTGAGGATATATTTCTCAAAGCACGCGAGTATTTGGATTCAGGTTGTTTGGAAGTTTGGCTGGTATTTCCTGAAAGTCGATGGGTAATTGTGATTACCCAAAGTCAAGCGTTGATGTTTACAACAAGTCAAGTAGTCAGCACTCAAACGGTATTGCCGGGATTTAATGTAGCGGTGGATGAGTTGTTGGCTTGA
- a CDS encoding peroxiredoxin, giving the protein MALAVGTTAPAFTAKDTNGNTVSLSDLAGKTVILYFYPKDDTPGCTKQACSFRDAYADYQGKDIVVLGVSKDDEASHQKFTEKFNLPFPLLADVDGSIIKAYDVEGSSGYAQRVTYVIGGTGMIVHVDSSVNTGSHAQDILAALAS; this is encoded by the coding sequence ATGGCTCTAGCAGTCGGTACAACGGCACCCGCTTTCACCGCCAAAGATACCAATGGGAACACTGTCTCGTTGTCTGATTTGGCAGGAAAAACTGTGATTTTGTATTTTTATCCCAAAGATGATACACCCGGCTGTACCAAACAAGCTTGTAGCTTTCGAGATGCCTATGCCGACTATCAAGGCAAAGATATTGTAGTCTTGGGCGTTAGCAAGGATGATGAAGCATCTCACCAGAAATTCACCGAGAAGTTCAATTTGCCTTTTCCCCTACTGGCAGATGTCGATGGCAGCATTATCAAAGCTTATGACGTTGAAGGAAGTAGCGGTTATGCCCAGCGCGTAACCTACGTGATTGGTGGTACTGGCATGATCGTTCACGTTGATTCCAGCGTTAACACGGGTAGTCATGCTCAGGATATCTTAGCGGCACTAGCTTCTTGA